One Gemmatimonadota bacterium genomic region harbors:
- a CDS encoding helix-turn-helix domain-containing protein, producing MARRAKGTFGQRLLESAREAARIERGEAEPGRVTRYTVAEAEVEPPPQYGADRIREIRDQMEVSQSLFAAALNVSPETIRAWEQGKREPDGPTLRLLEVAEQHPEVFLGKLRRRTSRGRPKAKSA from the coding sequence ATGGCACGTCGAGCGAAGGGAACGTTTGGACAGCGCCTGCTGGAGTCGGCCCGGGAGGCGGCCCGGATTGAGCGAGGAGAGGCTGAGCCCGGGCGGGTCACGCGGTATACGGTGGCCGAGGCGGAGGTCGAGCCTCCGCCTCAGTACGGGGCGGATCGGATTCGGGAGATCCGTGACCAGATGGAGGTCTCTCAGTCGCTCTTCGCGGCAGCTCTGAACGTCAGCCCGGAAACGATCCGGGCTTGGGAGCAGGGGAAGCGGGAGCCAGACGGCCCAACCCTTCGGTTGCTCGAAGTCGCGGAGCAGCATCCGGAAGTCTTCCTGGGCAAACTGCGCAGGCGGACGAGCCGCGGTCGACCGAAAGCCAAGTCGGCATAG
- a CDS encoding addiction module protein: MGTDATERLEAVALALPRKERARLAQRLIESLDDDPEVEEAWAVEIQRRLDSIDRGEVELIPAEQVLAEARRRVGS; this comes from the coding sequence ATGGGAACTGACGCTACTGAGCGGCTGGAGGCCGTGGCCCTGGCGTTGCCTCGAAAGGAGAGAGCTCGCCTGGCTCAGCGCCTAATCGAGAGCCTGGATGACGACCCCGAGGTCGAGGAGGCCTGGGCTGTGGAGATCCAGCGCCGGCTCGACTCGATCGATCGAGGTGAAGTGGAGTTGATCCCGGCGGAGCAGGTTCTGGCCGAAGCCCGGCGCCGGGTCGGCTCCTGA